One Methylobacterium oryzae DNA window includes the following coding sequences:
- the aroQ gene encoding type II 3-dehydroquinate dehydratase, producing MNDTVLVLNGPNLNLLGKRQPEIYGRETLADVEALCRETAAGLGLAVDFRQSNAEHVLIDAIHEYRVGSTGIVINAGAYTHTSVAILDALNTCEVPVIECHISNVHRREAFRHHSYLSLAATAVLAGFGTHGYALAIRHLAHLRAGRPA from the coding sequence ATGAACGACACCGTCCTGGTCCTGAACGGGCCGAACCTGAACCTGCTCGGCAAGCGCCAGCCGGAGATCTACGGCCGCGAGACGCTGGCCGACGTCGAGGCCCTGTGCCGCGAGACGGCCGCCGGCCTCGGCCTCGCGGTCGATTTCCGCCAGAGCAACGCCGAACATGTGCTGATCGACGCGATCCACGAGTACCGCGTCGGCTCGACCGGCATCGTCATCAATGCGGGCGCCTACACCCACACCTCGGTCGCCATCCTCGACGCGCTGAACACCTGCGAGGTGCCGGTGATCGAGTGCCACATCTCGAATGTCCACCGCCGCGAGGCGTTCCGCCACCATTCCTACCTCTCGCTCGCGGCCACGGCCGTGCTGGCGGGATTCGGCACGCACGGCTACGCGCTGGCGATCCGGCACCTCGCGCATCTGCGGGCCGGCAGACCTGCGTGA
- a CDS encoding helix-turn-helix domain-containing protein — protein sequence MSEIELSEAQSRAIAQTVREALARRRISRQTLAEEARISISTLEKALAGRRPFTLATTIRLEEALGQSLRQETARPAPEAARHAPDELGSYSRESVAWIEGRYLTLRPSFGSADAIFAYRTEIAWDADAARLVFREAERLDAPFAQSGSVAVPSQSGMIYLVTNWHGQHRLAVLCRPNIQGEMYGVLTTLHAGRGTQLTPAAAPLALLPEQAGAHGYGRIGPEEPGYGPYRAYLARVNDDGYATFFTGVA from the coding sequence GTGAGCGAGATTGAACTGTCCGAGGCGCAGAGCCGCGCCATTGCCCAGACCGTGCGCGAGGCGCTGGCCCGCCGGCGCATCTCGCGGCAGACGCTGGCCGAGGAGGCCCGGATCAGCATCTCGACCCTGGAGAAGGCGCTCGCCGGCCGCAGGCCCTTCACCCTGGCGACGACGATCCGGCTGGAGGAAGCCTTGGGCCAGTCCCTGCGCCAGGAGACGGCGCGCCCGGCCCCGGAGGCGGCCCGTCACGCGCCCGACGAGCTCGGCTCCTACTCGCGGGAGAGCGTCGCCTGGATCGAGGGGCGCTACCTCACCCTGCGGCCCTCGTTCGGGTCGGCGGACGCGATCTTCGCCTACCGCACCGAGATCGCCTGGGACGCGGACGCGGCCCGCCTCGTGTTCCGCGAGGCCGAGCGGCTCGACGCGCCCTTCGCGCAGTCCGGCAGCGTCGCCGTGCCGAGCCAGTCGGGCATGATCTACCTCGTGACCAACTGGCACGGACAGCACCGCCTCGCGGTGCTGTGCCGCCCCAACATCCAGGGCGAGATGTACGGGGTCCTGACGACGCTCCACGCCGGGCGCGGCACGCAGCTGACCCCGGCCGCGGCGCCCCTGGCGCTGTTGCCCGAGCAGGCGGGCGCGCACGGATACGGGCGGATCGGGCCGGAGGAGCCGGGCTACGGTCCGTACCGGGCCTATCTCGCCCGGGTGAACGACGACGGCTACGCCACCTTCTTCACGGGCGTCGCCTGA
- a CDS encoding 3-keto-5-aminohexanoate cleavage protein, giving the protein MAGSRSDAPVVIAVAITGSVPRKTDNPAVPATVPEQIESTQQAFEAGATLCHIHVRNDDESPSSDPDRFAAVQEGLRRHCPGMIVQFSTGGRGRDPAARGLSLKHRPDMASLSTGSVNFPTIVYENSASLVTDLAGQMKQYGVRPEIEIFDLSHLHGAKRLVEAGLIDARPHVQFVMGVQNAMPAEEHLLDILLAETRRILPEATWTAAGIGRNQAIVMDWALARGADAVRTGLEDNIRVTKDRLAASNAELVGLAAEAVACHGRRVATPAEARAALGLG; this is encoded by the coding sequence ATGGCAGGATCCCGGAGCGACGCGCCCGTGGTGATCGCGGTGGCGATCACCGGCTCGGTGCCGCGCAAGACCGACAACCCGGCCGTTCCGGCCACCGTGCCCGAGCAGATCGAGTCGACGCAGCAGGCCTTCGAGGCCGGCGCCACGCTCTGCCACATCCACGTGCGCAACGACGACGAGTCGCCCTCCTCCGATCCGGACAGGTTCGCCGCCGTGCAGGAGGGGCTGCGCCGGCACTGCCCGGGGATGATCGTGCAGTTCTCGACGGGCGGGCGCGGGCGCGACCCGGCCGCCCGCGGCCTCTCGCTCAAGCACCGGCCCGACATGGCCTCCCTGTCCACCGGCTCGGTGAACTTCCCGACGATCGTCTACGAGAATTCCGCGAGCCTCGTGACCGACCTCGCCGGCCAGATGAAGCAGTACGGCGTCCGGCCCGAGATCGAGATCTTCGACCTCTCGCACCTGCACGGCGCCAAGCGGCTGGTGGAGGCGGGCCTGATCGACGCGCGCCCGCACGTGCAGTTCGTCATGGGCGTCCAGAACGCGATGCCGGCCGAGGAGCACCTCCTCGACATCCTGCTCGCCGAGACCCGGCGGATCCTGCCGGAGGCGACCTGGACGGCGGCCGGGATCGGGCGCAACCAGGCGATCGTGATGGACTGGGCACTCGCCCGCGGGGCGGACGCGGTCCGCACCGGCCTGGAGGACAACATCCGGGTGACGAAGGACCGCTTGGCGGCGAGCAACGCCGAGCTCGTCGGCCTCGCCGCCGAGGCTGTGGCCTGCCACGGCCGCCGCGTCGCCACGCCCGCGGAGGCCCGCGCCGCCCTGGGCCTGGGTTGA
- the pyrC gene encoding dihydroorotase, protein MSVADLFPAERQDAKTVDRITIRRPDDWHIHLRDGAMLKAVLPYTAAQFARGIIMPNLVPPVTTVAAASAYRERILAALPEGQDFTPLMTCYLRDDTDPDEIERGFREKVWVAAKLYPAGATTNSHAGVTDLVGITPVLERMERIGMPLLIHGEATDPEIDIFDREAAFMEGSLIPLLGRHQGLKVTVEHATTAEILDVVREHRSRCAATITPHHLVINRTHIFQGGLRPHLYCLPVAKRERHRLALREAATSGEACFYLGTDTAPHVRGAKEASCGCAGVFCGPSALQTYVQVFDEEGALDKFEAFASLNGARFHGLEPNAGTVTLERRESRIAEAVAVDDTAVVVFRGEETLPWSVV, encoded by the coding sequence ATGAGCGTCGCCGACCTGTTCCCCGCTGAGCGCCAGGACGCGAAGACCGTCGACCGGATCACGATCCGGCGGCCTGACGACTGGCACATCCACCTGCGCGACGGCGCGATGCTGAAGGCGGTGCTGCCCTACACGGCGGCGCAGTTCGCCCGGGGCATCATCATGCCGAACCTCGTGCCGCCGGTGACCACGGTGGCGGCCGCCAGCGCCTATCGCGAGCGTATCCTTGCCGCGCTGCCGGAAGGCCAGGACTTCACGCCGCTGATGACCTGCTACCTGCGGGACGACACCGACCCGGACGAGATCGAGCGCGGATTTCGGGAGAAGGTCTGGGTCGCTGCGAAGCTCTACCCGGCCGGCGCGACCACGAATTCGCACGCGGGCGTCACGGACCTCGTCGGCATTACCCCCGTCCTGGAGCGCATGGAGCGGATCGGCATGCCGCTCCTGATCCACGGCGAGGCGACCGACCCGGAGATCGACATCTTCGACCGGGAGGCCGCCTTCATGGAGGGCAGCCTGATCCCGCTGCTCGGCCGCCATCAAGGGCTGAAGGTCACCGTGGAGCACGCCACCACGGCGGAGATCCTCGACGTGGTCCGGGAACACCGGAGCCGGTGCGCGGCGACGATCACGCCGCACCACCTCGTGATCAACCGGACGCACATCTTCCAGGGGGGGCTGCGCCCGCACCTGTACTGCCTGCCGGTGGCCAAGCGCGAGCGGCACCGTTTGGCCCTGCGCGAGGCCGCGACCTCCGGCGAGGCCTGCTTCTATCTCGGCACCGACACCGCGCCGCATGTCCGCGGGGCCAAGGAGGCGTCCTGCGGCTGCGCCGGCGTGTTCTGCGGGCCTTCCGCGCTCCAGACCTACGTGCAGGTCTTCGACGAGGAGGGGGCGCTCGACAAGTTCGAGGCCTTCGCGTCGCTCAACGGAGCCCGCTTCCACGGGCTGGAGCCGAATGCCGGGACCGTGACCCTGGAGCGGCGGGAGAGCCGCATCGCCGAGGCCGTCGCGGTCGACGACACGGCAGTCGTCGTGTTCCGCGGCGAGGAGACGCTGCCCTGGTCGGTGGTATAG
- a CDS encoding marine proteobacterial sortase target protein, with translation MPFFAPRSAVEPPRNAALSPLFLALLALLIMLASAHAAPGRDRGGLTLRGPAGTAPVEAVQLATDISVDVSGPTARATVTQAFRNVTADWVEGTYLYPLPEDAAVDGMKLVVGSRVIIADIRERAAAKRAYEAAKAAGQSAALTAQERPNVFTNAVANIGPGETVVVQITYQQTIPVSGETRTLRLPLVVAPRYNPAPAPVDAVSLDGVAGAARDPVPDRARISPPVLDPALSSPTNPVAVTVRLKAGFPVGDVRSATHAIRVTETGPEARTVTLADGVVPADRDLELTWAPVPSRVPGLGLFRETVAGRTYLLAAVSPPAIETDTAARPARDVTFVIDNSGSMSGASMRQAKAGLLAGLARLTPSDRFNVIRFDDTWDALHPAPVPATPEALAQAQAFVAALEARGGTEMLAPLKAALADPHPEDGRVRQVVFLTDGAVGDEERIFAAIHANLGRTRLFMVGIGSAPNGHLMRHAAEIGRGSFTEIRDLAQVGERTRALYEKLESPAVTDLTATFSVSGVEVTPGALPDLYRGEPLVFAALLPGAAEETARGTVTVTGRVGGRTWTRTLPLAEAGAGAGISKVWARSRIGETETARITGRLGADAADAAILALALEHGLTTRLTSLVAVDATPRRAPGTPLVAADLPLNLPAGWDFAKVFGTDRPGATPADDGAARIVPIRAEGAAVDLPRTGAGIVAQLGLGLLLALLGLLLGTGLTIGGRRTGDAR, from the coding sequence ATGCCGTTCTTCGCTCCACGATCCGCGGTCGAGCCCCCCCGCAACGCCGCGCTGTCACCGCTCTTCCTCGCGCTGCTGGCGCTGCTCATCATGCTCGCCTCGGCCCACGCGGCGCCGGGCCGAGACCGGGGTGGCCTCACCCTGCGCGGGCCGGCCGGCACCGCGCCGGTCGAGGCCGTCCAACTGGCGACCGACATCAGCGTCGACGTCAGCGGCCCGACCGCCCGGGCCACCGTCACCCAGGCCTTCCGCAACGTCACGGCGGACTGGGTCGAGGGCACCTACCTGTACCCCCTGCCGGAGGACGCGGCCGTCGACGGGATGAAGCTCGTCGTCGGCTCCCGCGTGATCATCGCCGACATCCGCGAGCGGGCGGCGGCCAAGCGCGCCTACGAGGCCGCGAAGGCGGCCGGGCAGTCGGCGGCGCTGACCGCGCAGGAGCGGCCCAACGTCTTCACCAACGCGGTCGCCAATATCGGCCCCGGCGAGACGGTGGTGGTCCAGATCACCTATCAGCAGACGATCCCCGTCTCGGGCGAGACGCGGACGCTGCGCCTGCCCCTGGTGGTCGCGCCCCGCTACAATCCCGCCCCCGCCCCGGTGGACGCGGTCTCCCTCGACGGCGTGGCCGGAGCGGCCCGCGACCCGGTTCCGGATCGCGCCCGGATCAGCCCGCCGGTGCTCGACCCGGCCCTGTCGTCGCCGACCAACCCGGTCGCCGTCACCGTGCGGCTGAAGGCGGGCTTCCCCGTCGGTGACGTCCGCAGCGCGACCCACGCGATCCGCGTGACCGAGACCGGCCCGGAGGCGCGGACCGTCACGCTCGCCGACGGCGTCGTCCCGGCCGACCGCGACCTCGAGCTGACCTGGGCGCCGGTCCCGAGCCGGGTGCCCGGCCTCGGCCTGTTCCGCGAGACCGTGGCGGGCCGGACCTACCTGCTGGCCGCCGTGAGCCCGCCGGCGATCGAGACCGACACGGCCGCCCGGCCGGCGCGCGACGTCACCTTCGTCATCGACAATTCCGGCTCGATGTCGGGCGCCTCGATGCGGCAGGCCAAGGCCGGGCTGCTCGCCGGTCTCGCCCGCCTGACCCCGTCGGACCGCTTCAACGTCATCCGCTTCGACGACACCTGGGACGCGCTTCATCCCGCGCCCGTCCCGGCGACGCCGGAGGCCCTGGCGCAGGCCCAGGCCTTCGTCGCCGCTCTGGAAGCCCGCGGCGGCACCGAGATGCTGGCGCCGCTCAAGGCGGCCCTCGCCGACCCGCACCCCGAGGACGGGCGCGTCCGGCAGGTCGTGTTCCTCACCGACGGCGCCGTCGGCGACGAGGAGCGGATCTTCGCGGCGATCCACGCCAATCTCGGGCGCACGCGCCTGTTCATGGTCGGCATCGGCTCGGCGCCCAACGGCCACCTGATGCGCCACGCCGCCGAGATCGGACGCGGCAGCTTCACCGAGATCCGCGACCTCGCGCAGGTCGGCGAGCGGACCCGCGCGCTCTACGAGAAGCTGGAATCCCCCGCCGTCACCGACCTGACCGCGACCTTCTCGGTCTCGGGCGTCGAGGTCACGCCGGGCGCGCTGCCCGACCTGTATCGCGGCGAGCCGCTGGTCTTCGCCGCGCTTCTGCCGGGAGCGGCCGAGGAAACGGCCCGCGGGACCGTGACCGTCACGGGCCGGGTGGGCGGCCGGACATGGACCCGGACGCTCCCCCTCGCCGAGGCGGGTGCGGGCGCCGGCATCTCCAAGGTCTGGGCGCGCTCCCGGATCGGCGAGACCGAGACGGCGCGCATCACGGGGCGCCTCGGCGCGGACGCGGCCGACGCCGCGATCCTGGCGCTGGCCCTGGAGCACGGCCTGACGACGCGGCTGACCAGCCTCGTGGCCGTCGACGCCACGCCGCGCCGCGCGCCCGGCACGCCCCTCGTCGCCGCCGACCTGCCGCTGAACCTGCCGGCGGGCTGGGACTTCGCCAAGGTGTTCGGCACGGACCGGCCGGGCGCCACGCCCGCCGACGACGGGGCAGCGCGGATCGTGCCGATCCGGGCCGAGGGCGCGGCGGTCGACCTGCCGCGGACCGGGGCCGGCATCGTGGCGCAGCTCGGCCTGGGCCTGCTCCTCGCCCTGCTGGGTCTCCTGCTCGGCACCGGCCTGACGATCGGCGGCCGGCGGACCGGGGACGCGCGATGA
- a CDS encoding class GN sortase, with translation MSRRTVTGLGRALAALLTLAGLGLAAQAAWIPAKAVLAQLLLERAFARTLAEGRPARPWPWADTEPVARLTVAGRSFVVLRGGSGQALAFGPGHLDGTPEAGAPGTAVIAAHRDTQFAVLGQLGPGDPVTVTGRDGRILRFRVTGTRVARWDASGIDPEAPGRHLDLVTCWPLEALQAGPLRLIVETELAPEPERS, from the coding sequence ATGAGCCGGCGCACGGTGACCGGACTGGGGAGGGCCCTCGCGGCCCTCCTCACCCTCGCGGGGCTCGGGCTCGCGGCGCAGGCCGCCTGGATCCCCGCCAAGGCCGTCCTGGCCCAGCTGCTGCTGGAGCGCGCCTTCGCCCGCACCCTGGCCGAGGGTCGGCCCGCCCGGCCCTGGCCCTGGGCCGACACCGAGCCGGTCGCCCGGCTCACCGTCGCGGGCCGCAGCTTCGTGGTGCTGCGGGGCGGGAGCGGCCAGGCCCTGGCCTTCGGCCCCGGCCACCTGGACGGCACCCCGGAGGCCGGCGCGCCCGGCACCGCGGTCATCGCCGCCCACCGCGACACGCAGTTCGCGGTGCTGGGACAGCTCGGGCCCGGCGATCCCGTCACGGTGACCGGCCGCGACGGCCGGATTCTGCGCTTCCGCGTCACCGGCACGCGGGTGGCCCGCTGGGACGCCTCGGGCATCGACCCGGAGGCCCCGGGGCGGCATCTCGACCTCGTCACCTGCTGGCCCCTGGAGGCGCTGCAGGCCGGTCCGCTCAGGCTTATCGTCGAGACCGAGCTGGCCCCGGAGCCGGAGCGTTCCTGA
- a CDS encoding SPFH domain-containing protein, with product MATVRNIGVIAQLRSEASSHIIRFRNGRVRQSGRGLVFWFRPETASISEVPVDDREMTLFVRGRSRDFQTVVVQGTIGWHVVDPELLASRVDFSIDLRTGRLQGEPIERIEARLGGIASQAALQYLGASPIGALLDAGPEPLRAVLERVLSDAPALAEIGVAAVSVRLTNLAPTSELERALQTPTFEALQQKADEATFARRALAVEKERAIAENELATKTELARRETVLIAQEAENARDRAAGVAEARGLEAAAEAERIRLVEGARADAEQRRAAVYRDMPPAVLLGLAARELAGKLETIEHVNVTPDLLAAVLGEFRGALSPRLAPR from the coding sequence ATGGCCACGGTCCGCAACATCGGTGTCATCGCCCAGCTTCGGAGCGAGGCGAGCAGCCACATCATCCGCTTCCGCAACGGTCGTGTCCGGCAGAGCGGGCGGGGTCTGGTCTTCTGGTTCCGGCCCGAGACCGCCAGCATCAGCGAGGTGCCGGTGGACGACCGCGAGATGACGCTCTTCGTCCGCGGCCGCAGCCGGGACTTCCAGACCGTCGTGGTCCAGGGGACGATCGGCTGGCACGTCGTCGATCCGGAGCTGCTGGCGAGCCGCGTCGACTTCTCGATCGACCTCCGAACCGGGCGCCTGCAGGGCGAGCCGATCGAGCGGATCGAGGCGCGCCTCGGCGGCATCGCCAGCCAGGCGGCGCTCCAGTATCTCGGGGCGAGCCCGATCGGCGCCCTCCTCGACGCGGGTCCGGAGCCGCTGCGCGCCGTGCTGGAACGGGTGCTGTCCGACGCCCCGGCGCTGGCCGAGATCGGCGTGGCGGCGGTGTCGGTGCGGCTCACCAACCTCGCGCCGACGAGCGAGCTGGAGCGCGCCCTGCAGACCCCGACCTTCGAGGCCCTGCAGCAGAAGGCCGACGAGGCGACCTTCGCGCGGCGCGCCCTGGCGGTCGAGAAGGAGCGCGCCATCGCGGAGAACGAGCTCGCCACGAAGACCGAGCTGGCCCGGCGCGAGACCGTGCTGATCGCGCAGGAGGCCGAGAACGCCCGCGACCGCGCCGCCGGCGTCGCGGAGGCGCGGGGCCTGGAGGCGGCCGCGGAGGCCGAGCGGATCCGCCTCGTCGAGGGAGCCCGGGCCGACGCGGAGCAGCGCCGCGCCGCCGTCTACCGGGACATGCCGCCCGCCGTCCTGCTCGGGCTGGCGGCCCGGGAACTCGCCGGCAAGCTGGAGACGATCGAGCACGTCAACGTCACGCCGGACCTGCTGGCGGCCGTCCTCGGCGAGTTCCGGGGCGCGCTGTCCCCGCGGCTCGCGCCGCGCTG
- a CDS encoding NUDIX hydrolase, whose protein sequence is MTESEFLAGYDPAAYERPALAVDLVLLGIRAGRLAALLLRRSQQPQAGLWALPGGFVGIAETLDAAAERVLRDKAGIGRARLEQLYTFGAVDRDPRMRIVSVAYLALLPEAAFVEALAGGAGLAAAVLVVPWAGESGGPVSAEAEDGAPLALAFDHADILALAVKRLRGKLDYTDVGFALLPEHFTLRQLQDVHAAIRGVPLNKSAFRRRMRDRGWIAPTGAREAGTAFRPAELFRFDRSGQF, encoded by the coding sequence ATGACCGAGTCCGAGTTCCTGGCAGGCTACGATCCTGCGGCCTACGAGCGGCCCGCCCTGGCGGTCGATCTCGTCCTGCTGGGGATCCGGGCGGGCCGGCTCGCCGCCCTCCTGCTGCGGCGGAGCCAGCAGCCGCAGGCGGGCCTCTGGGCCCTGCCGGGCGGGTTCGTGGGCATCGCCGAGACCCTCGACGCCGCCGCGGAGCGCGTCCTGCGCGACAAGGCCGGCATCGGGCGGGCGCGGCTCGAGCAGCTCTACACCTTCGGCGCCGTTGATCGGGATCCGCGGATGCGGATCGTCTCGGTGGCCTACCTCGCGCTGCTGCCGGAGGCGGCCTTCGTCGAGGCCCTGGCGGGCGGTGCCGGGCTCGCGGCGGCGGTGCTGGTCGTGCCCTGGGCGGGCGAGTCCGGCGGCCCGGTCTCGGCCGAGGCGGAGGACGGCGCGCCCCTCGCCCTCGCCTTCGACCACGCCGACATCCTCGCGCTCGCCGTGAAGCGGCTGCGCGGCAAGCTCGACTACACGGATGTCGGCTTCGCGCTGCTCCCGGAGCACTTCACCCTCCGGCAGCTTCAGGACGTGCACGCGGCGATCCGCGGCGTGCCCCTCAACAAATCCGCCTTCCGGCGCCGCATGCGCGACCGGGGCTGGATCGCGCCGACAGGCGCCCGCGAGGCCGGGACGGCGTTCCGCCCCGCCGAACTCTTCCGCTTCGACAGGTCAGGCCAGTTCTAA
- a CDS encoding orotate phosphoribosyltransferase, with amino-acid sequence MTSPFLPLDRKVIAREAAKMFLEIEAVLFYKDEPFKFTSGWASPVYTDSRKIISFPRLRSTLMDFATATIVREIGYEKLTHIAGGETAGIPFAAWIADRMMLPMQYIRKKPKGFGRNAQIEGEIVEGARTLLVEDLATDGRSKVNFCKALRDSGAQVEHCFVLFYYDIFPDSAALMEEIGIKLHYLTTWWDVLAVAKEMGTFDPKTLAEVERFLNAPAEWSAAHGGISAFGQA; translated from the coding sequence ATGACCAGCCCCTTCCTGCCCCTCGACCGGAAAGTGATCGCCCGCGAGGCGGCCAAGATGTTCCTCGAGATCGAGGCGGTGCTCTTCTACAAGGACGAGCCGTTCAAGTTCACCTCGGGCTGGGCGAGCCCGGTCTACACCGACAGCCGGAAGATCATCTCGTTCCCGCGCCTGCGCTCGACGCTGATGGATTTCGCCACCGCCACCATCGTGCGCGAGATCGGCTACGAGAAGCTGACCCACATCGCCGGCGGCGAGACCGCCGGCATCCCCTTCGCGGCCTGGATCGCCGACCGGATGATGCTGCCGATGCAGTACATCCGGAAGAAGCCTAAGGGGTTCGGCCGCAACGCCCAGATCGAGGGTGAGATCGTCGAGGGCGCCCGGACGCTGCTCGTCGAGGACCTCGCCACCGACGGGCGCAGCAAGGTCAATTTCTGCAAGGCCCTCCGCGATTCGGGCGCCCAGGTCGAGCACTGCTTCGTGCTGTTCTACTACGACATCTTCCCTGACAGCGCCGCGCTGATGGAGGAGATCGGTATCAAGCTCCACTACCTCACCACGTGGTGGGACGTGCTGGCGGTGGCCAAGGAGATGGGCACCTTCGACCCGAAGACGCTGGCCGAGGTCGAGCGCTTCCTCAACGCGCCGGCGGAGTGGTCGGCGGCCCACGGCGGCATCTCCGCCTTCGGCCAGGCCTGA
- a CDS encoding amidase, whose amino-acid sequence MQDARQDGITALGAVDLAAAIHGRVISCVEVMRAYLERIHRINPQVNALVGLADDAALLREAEAADAALARGDAVGPLHGFPLAVKDLDPVRGLRFTQGSPIFADRVADTDSIMVTRLRAAGAIFIGKTNIPEFGLGSHSFNPVYGATGNAYDPAKTGGGSSGGAAVAVALRMQPVADGSDHAGSLRNPPAFNNCYGLRPSWGRIPAEAKDVFSPNLGVLGAIGRTPGDIGLMLSVLAGYDPRCPNAIRQDPSAFASPLARDFRGTRIAWLGDCGGQIPFDPGVLDVGRSALATFAEIGCTVEEAMPRYDMETLWQDWLVLRAFTVAANLRPFYDELRHRVLLKPEAAWEVERGLALGADRIIAALEGRTRWYETLRRFMKTYDYVVMPSAQVFPFDKGLRWPETVGGRAMDTYHRWMQITIPATMSGLPSLAVPAGFGEAGLPTGIQIVGPNHGELACLQLGAAYDAASGWVRRYPPPLQ is encoded by the coding sequence ATGCAGGACGCGCGACAGGATGGCATCACGGCGCTCGGCGCCGTGGACCTCGCCGCCGCCATCCATGGCCGAGTGATCTCCTGCGTGGAGGTGATGCGCGCCTATCTGGAGCGGATCCATCGGATCAACCCGCAGGTGAACGCCCTCGTGGGCCTCGCCGACGATGCCGCGCTCCTGCGGGAGGCCGAGGCCGCCGACGCCGCGCTGGCGCGGGGGGACGCCGTCGGGCCGCTGCACGGCTTCCCGCTGGCCGTGAAGGATCTCGACCCAGTCCGCGGCCTGCGGTTCACGCAGGGCTCCCCGATCTTCGCCGACCGGGTCGCCGACACCGACTCGATCATGGTGACGCGCCTGCGCGCCGCCGGGGCGATCTTCATCGGCAAGACCAACATCCCCGAGTTCGGCCTGGGCTCGCACAGCTTCAACCCGGTCTACGGCGCCACCGGCAACGCCTACGATCCGGCCAAGACCGGGGGCGGCTCGAGCGGCGGCGCCGCGGTCGCAGTCGCCTTGCGGATGCAGCCGGTCGCCGACGGCAGCGACCATGCCGGCTCCCTGCGCAACCCGCCGGCCTTCAACAACTGCTACGGCCTGCGCCCGAGCTGGGGCCGGATCCCCGCCGAGGCCAAGGACGTGTTCAGCCCGAACCTCGGCGTGCTCGGGGCGATCGGGCGCACGCCCGGCGATATCGGCCTGATGCTCTCGGTGCTGGCGGGCTACGACCCGCGCTGCCCGAACGCCATTCGGCAGGACCCGTCCGCCTTCGCGAGCCCGCTCGCCCGCGATTTCCGCGGGACCCGGATCGCGTGGCTCGGGGATTGCGGCGGCCAGATCCCGTTCGATCCCGGCGTGCTCGACGTCGGGCGTTCGGCGCTCGCCACCTTCGCGGAGATCGGCTGCACCGTCGAGGAGGCGATGCCGCGCTACGACATGGAGACCCTCTGGCAGGACTGGCTGGTGCTGCGGGCCTTCACCGTCGCGGCGAACCTCCGCCCGTTCTACGACGAGCTCCGCCACCGGGTCCTGCTGAAGCCGGAGGCGGCCTGGGAGGTCGAGCGGGGGCTGGCGCTCGGCGCCGACCGGATCATCGCGGCGCTGGAGGGCCGCACCCGCTGGTACGAGACCCTGCGCCGCTTCATGAAGACCTACGACTACGTGGTCATGCCCAGCGCCCAGGTCTTCCCGTTCGACAAGGGCCTGCGCTGGCCCGAGACGGTGGGCGGACGGGCGATGGACACCTACCACCGCTGGATGCAGATCACGATCCCCGCGACGATGTCGGGCCTCCCGTCGCTCGCCGTGCCGGCGGGCTTCGGCGAGGCCGGTCTGCCCACTGGCATCCAGATCGTCGGTCCGAACCACGGCGAGCTCGCCTGCCTGCAGCTCGGCGCCGCCTACGACGCGGCGAGCGGCTGGGTGCGCCGCTACCCGCCGCCGCTGCAGTGA